A genomic region of Apteryx mantelli isolate bAptMan1 chromosome 10, bAptMan1.hap1, whole genome shotgun sequence contains the following coding sequences:
- the SLC38A7 gene encoding sodium-coupled neutral amino acid transporter 7 isoform X1, which yields MAQGTGSINSDYKDWEWSADAGERARLLQSPRVETVPKSGESQGDSLGATSALGAVFIVVNAALGAGLLNFPAAFNMAGGVAAGITLQMCMLVFIIGGLVILAYCSQASNERTYQEVVWAVCGKVPGVLCEVAIAVYTFGTCIAFLIIIGDQEDKIIAALVTEPEGAGSSHWYTDRKFTISITAFLLILPLSIPKEIGFQKYASSLSVIGTWYVTAVIIIKYIWPDKELAPVEIPTSPSTWMAVFNAMPTICFGFQCHVSSVPVFNSMKQPEVKTWGAVVTAAMVIALFVYTGTGVCGFLTFGTSVDQDVLLSYPSNDIPVALARAFIILCVLTSYPILHFCGRAVLEGLWLRYTGVTVEEDVVRERRRRLLQTVSWFLLTLLLALFIPDIGKVISVIGGLAACFIFVFPGLCLIQAKLSEIQETRPVSWWAQVSYGVFMVTLGAFIFGQTTANAIFVDLTA from the exons ATGGCTCAGGGCACCGGGAGCATCAACAGCGACTACAAGGACTGGGAGTGGAGTGCTGATGCTGGGGAACGGGCCAGGCTCCTACAGAGCCCCAGGGTGGAGACGGTACCCAAGAGTGGAGAGAGCCAAGGAGACAGTCTGGGGGCCACCTCTGCTCTGGGAGCTGTCTTCATCGTGGTGAACGCTGCCCTTGGGGCTGGGTTGCTCAACTTCCCTGCTGCCTTCAACATGGCTGGTGGCGTGGCCGCAGGCATCACACTGCAGATG TGTATGCTGGTCTTCATCATCGGAGGCCTGGTCATCCTGGCGTACTGCTCACAGGCCAGCAATGAGCGGACGTACCAGGAGGTGGTGTGGGCTGTGTGTGGGAAGGTACCCGGCGTGCTGTGTGAGGTGGCTATCGCTGTCTACACCTTTGGCACCTGCATCGCTTTCCTCATCATCATTGGAGACCAGGAGGACAAGA TCATTGCTGCGCTGGTGACAGAGCccgagggagcagggagcagccacTGGTACACGGACCGCAAGTTCACCATCAGCATCACTGccttcctcctcatcctgcccctctccatccCCAAGGAGATTGGCTTCCAGAAATATGCCAG CTCTCTAAGTGTGATTGGCACATGGTATGTCACTGCAGTCATTATCATCAAGTACATCTGGCCTGACAAGGAGCTTGCGCCTGTGGAGATCCCCACCAG CCCCTCCACATGGATGGCTGTGTTCAACGCTATGCCCACCATCTGCTTCGGATTCCAG TGCCACGTGAGCAGTGTGCCCGTCTTTAACAGCATGAAGCAGCCAGAGGTGAAGACCTGGGGGGCCGTGGTGACGGCAGCCATGGTGATCGCTCTTTTTGTCTATACAGGCACTG GTGTCTGTGGGTTCCTGACTTTTGGCACCAGTGTGGACCAGGACGTGCTGCTCTCCTACCCCTCCAACGACATCCCCGTTGCTCTTGCTCGGGCCTTCATCATCCTGTGCGTGCTGACATCCTACCCCATCCTGCACTTCTGTGGCCG GGCTGTCCTGGAGGGCCTCTGGCTCCGCTACACTGGGGTGACGGTGGAGGAGGACGTGGTGCGGGAGCGGCGACGGCGTCTACTCCAGACTGTCAGTTGGTTCCTCCTAACTCTCCTCCTGGCTCTGTTCATCCCTGACATTGGCAAAGTCATCTCTGTTATCGGGGGCTTGGCCGCCTGCTTCATCTTCGTCTTCCCAG GGCTTTGCCTGATTCAAGCCAAACTCTCTGAGATCCAGGAAACCAGACCAGTCAG CTGGTGGGCCCAGGTCAGCTATGGGGTGTTCATGGTCACCCTCGGAGCCTTCATCTTTGGACAAACCACTGCCAACGCTATCTTTGTGGATCTCACAGCTTGA
- the SLC38A7 gene encoding sodium-coupled neutral amino acid transporter 7 isoform X2 codes for MAQGTGSINSDYKDWEWSADAGERARLLQSPRVETVPKSGESQGDSLGATSALGAVFIVVNAALGAGLLNFPAAFNMAGGVAAGITLQMCMLVFIIGGLVILAYCSQASNERTYQEVVWAVCGKVPGVLCEVAIAVYTFGTCIAFLIIIGDQEDKIIAALVTEPEGAGSSHWYTDRKFTISITAFLLILPLSIPKEIGFQKYASPSTWMAVFNAMPTICFGFQCHVSSVPVFNSMKQPEVKTWGAVVTAAMVIALFVYTGTGVCGFLTFGTSVDQDVLLSYPSNDIPVALARAFIILCVLTSYPILHFCGRAVLEGLWLRYTGVTVEEDVVRERRRRLLQTVSWFLLTLLLALFIPDIGKVISVIGGLAACFIFVFPGLCLIQAKLSEIQETRPVSWWAQVSYGVFMVTLGAFIFGQTTANAIFVDLTA; via the exons ATGGCTCAGGGCACCGGGAGCATCAACAGCGACTACAAGGACTGGGAGTGGAGTGCTGATGCTGGGGAACGGGCCAGGCTCCTACAGAGCCCCAGGGTGGAGACGGTACCCAAGAGTGGAGAGAGCCAAGGAGACAGTCTGGGGGCCACCTCTGCTCTGGGAGCTGTCTTCATCGTGGTGAACGCTGCCCTTGGGGCTGGGTTGCTCAACTTCCCTGCTGCCTTCAACATGGCTGGTGGCGTGGCCGCAGGCATCACACTGCAGATG TGTATGCTGGTCTTCATCATCGGAGGCCTGGTCATCCTGGCGTACTGCTCACAGGCCAGCAATGAGCGGACGTACCAGGAGGTGGTGTGGGCTGTGTGTGGGAAGGTACCCGGCGTGCTGTGTGAGGTGGCTATCGCTGTCTACACCTTTGGCACCTGCATCGCTTTCCTCATCATCATTGGAGACCAGGAGGACAAGA TCATTGCTGCGCTGGTGACAGAGCccgagggagcagggagcagccacTGGTACACGGACCGCAAGTTCACCATCAGCATCACTGccttcctcctcatcctgcccctctccatccCCAAGGAGATTGGCTTCCAGAAATATGCCAG CCCCTCCACATGGATGGCTGTGTTCAACGCTATGCCCACCATCTGCTTCGGATTCCAG TGCCACGTGAGCAGTGTGCCCGTCTTTAACAGCATGAAGCAGCCAGAGGTGAAGACCTGGGGGGCCGTGGTGACGGCAGCCATGGTGATCGCTCTTTTTGTCTATACAGGCACTG GTGTCTGTGGGTTCCTGACTTTTGGCACCAGTGTGGACCAGGACGTGCTGCTCTCCTACCCCTCCAACGACATCCCCGTTGCTCTTGCTCGGGCCTTCATCATCCTGTGCGTGCTGACATCCTACCCCATCCTGCACTTCTGTGGCCG GGCTGTCCTGGAGGGCCTCTGGCTCCGCTACACTGGGGTGACGGTGGAGGAGGACGTGGTGCGGGAGCGGCGACGGCGTCTACTCCAGACTGTCAGTTGGTTCCTCCTAACTCTCCTCCTGGCTCTGTTCATCCCTGACATTGGCAAAGTCATCTCTGTTATCGGGGGCTTGGCCGCCTGCTTCATCTTCGTCTTCCCAG GGCTTTGCCTGATTCAAGCCAAACTCTCTGAGATCCAGGAAACCAGACCAGTCAG CTGGTGGGCCCAGGTCAGCTATGGGGTGTTCATGGTCACCCTCGGAGCCTTCATCTTTGGACAAACCACTGCCAACGCTATCTTTGTGGATCTCACAGCTTGA
- the GOT2 gene encoding aspartate aminotransferase, mitochondrial yields the protein MALLQSRRLLAAPRLAAAAAASARASSWWSHVEMGPPDPILGVTEAFKRDTNSKKMNLGVGAYRDDNGKPYVLNCVRKAEAQIASKKMDKEYLPIAGLADFTRASAELALGENSEAFKSGRYVTVQGISGTGSLRIGANFLQRFFKSSRDVYLPKPSWGNHTPIFRDAGLQLQSYRYYDPKTCSLDFSGAMDDISKIPEKSIILLHACAHNPTGVDPRQEQWKELAAVVKKRNLLVYFDMAYQGFASGDINRDAWAVRHFIEQGINIVLAQSYAKNMGLYGERVGAFTVICSDAEEAKRVESQLKILIRPMYSNPPINGARIASLILNSPDLRKEWLVEVKSMADRIISMRTQLVSNLKKEGSSHNWQHITDQIGMFCFTGLKPEQVERLTKEFSIYMTKDGRISVAGVTSGNVGYLAHAIHQVTK from the exons CTCATGGTGGTCTCACGTGGAGATGGGTCCCCCCGACCCTATCCTGGGGGTGACGGAAGCTTTCAAGCGCGACACCAACTCCAAGAAGATGAACCTGGGTGTGGGGGCGTACCGGGATGACAACGGGAAGCCGTACGTCCTGAACTGCGTTCGCAAG GCAGAGGCCCAGATAGCATCTAAGAAGATGGACAAGGAGTACTTGCCCATTGCGGGGCTAGCAGATTTCACCAGAGCATCAGCAGAACTGGCGTTGGGTGAAAACAGTGAGGCTTTCAAGAGTGGTCGG TATGTCACTGTGCAGGGTATTTCTGGGACTGGATCTCTGCGAATTGGAGCCAATTTTTTG CAACGGTTCTTCAAGTCTAGTCGTGACGTGTATCTGCCCAAACCATCCTGGGGCAATCACACACCCATTTTCCGTGATGCTGGCCTGCAACTTCAGTCTTACCGCTACTACGACCCCAAGACATGCAGCCTTGACTTCTCTGGAGCCATGGATGACATTTCT AAAATTCCAGAGAAGAGCATCATCCTCTTGCACGCCTGTGCTCACAACCCCACTGGGGTGGATCCCCGGCAGGAGCAATGGAAGGAGTTGGCTGCTGTGGTGAAG AAACGGAACCTCCTCGTGTACTTTGACATGGCCTACCAGGGCTTTGCCAGCGGGGACATCAACCGGGATGCCTGGGCTGTGCGGCACTTCATCGAGCAGGGCATCAACATCGTGTTGGCACAGTCGTACGCCAAGAACATGGGGCTGTACG GGGAGCGTGTGGGTGCCTTCACGGTGATCTGCAGTGATGCAGAGGAAGCCAAGAGGGTCGAGTCGCAGCTGAAGATCCTCATCCGTCCCATGTACTCCAACCCACCCATCAACGGAGCCCGCATCGCCTCTCTCATCCTGAACAGCCCTGACCTGCGGAAAGAGTG GCTGGTGGAGGTGAAGAGCATGGCTGACCGGATCATCAGCATGCGAACTCAGCTGGTGTCCAACCTCAAGAAAGAGGGATCCTCCCACAACTGGCAGCACATCACTGACCAGATTGGCATGTTCTGCTTCACAGGGCTGAAGCCTGAGCAG GTGGAGCGGCTGACCAAGGAGTTCTCCATCTATATGACAAAGGATGGCCGAATCTCTGTGGCGGGAGTTACATCGGGCAACGTGGGCTACCTGGCTCACGCCATCCATCAAGTCACCAAGTAA